The Ruania alba genome has a window encoding:
- a CDS encoding histidine phosphatase family protein has translation MTAGTVLLWRHGQTDYNVGGRLQGQVDIPLNETGIAQAEAAARVLAAAGPTAIVASDLSRAHATAQALGEVTGVTVTTDQRLRERSFGDWEGLTHDQVAAGWPEQFRVWRAGGFPEGVGAETRGDVGHRVAEAIQEAAEVLGEDDVLVATTHGAAIGIGISALLGLDPESTHVISGIGNCHWSVLRHNATEGQAWRLAGHNLGAPESDFARAARIV, from the coding sequence GTGACGGCAGGGACCGTGCTGCTCTGGCGGCACGGGCAGACCGACTACAACGTCGGCGGCCGGTTGCAGGGGCAGGTGGACATCCCGCTGAACGAGACCGGGATCGCGCAGGCTGAGGCGGCTGCACGGGTGCTGGCCGCCGCCGGTCCGACGGCGATCGTCGCCTCCGACCTCTCGCGAGCCCATGCAACAGCGCAGGCGCTCGGTGAGGTCACTGGGGTCACCGTGACGACGGACCAACGGTTGCGGGAGCGGAGCTTCGGCGACTGGGAAGGTCTCACGCACGACCAGGTGGCAGCCGGGTGGCCCGAGCAGTTCCGGGTGTGGCGGGCCGGGGGATTCCCGGAGGGGGTCGGCGCCGAGACCCGGGGTGATGTTGGCCACAGGGTTGCTGAGGCGATCCAGGAGGCCGCCGAGGTGCTGGGGGAGGACGACGTGCTCGTGGCGACCACCCACGGAGCGGCCATCGGCATTGGAATCTCGGCACTTCTGGGCCTTGACCCGGAGTCCACGCACGTGATCTCCGGGATCGGCAACTGCCACTGGTCGGTGCTGCGGCACAACGCGACCGAAGGGCAGGCCTGGCGCCTGGCCGGTCACAACCTCGGTGCGCCGGAGTCCGATTTCGCACGGGCGGCTCGCATCGTTTAG
- the rsfS gene encoding ribosome silencing factor produces MPADDRSRELAVVAARAAAGLKAREIIALDVSEQLVLTDVFVVTSGSTERQVRAIVDAVEEAMRLEGAKAVRREGVAEGRWVLLDFNDVIVHVQHDEDRLYYALERLWKDCPVVELPEDARGEAGDGADDAGPQL; encoded by the coding sequence GTGCCCGCAGACGACCGTTCCCGCGAACTTGCCGTGGTGGCCGCACGCGCCGCTGCCGGTCTGAAGGCGCGAGAGATCATTGCCCTCGACGTGTCCGAGCAGCTCGTGCTCACCGATGTCTTCGTGGTGACCTCCGGCTCCACCGAGCGCCAGGTGCGCGCGATCGTGGACGCCGTCGAGGAAGCGATGCGGCTGGAAGGCGCGAAGGCCGTGCGCCGCGAAGGTGTGGCCGAGGGCCGGTGGGTGTTGCTCGACTTCAACGACGTGATCGTGCACGTGCAGCACGACGAGGATCGCCTCTACTACGCGCTGGAGCGGCTCTGGAAGGACTGCCCCGTCGTGGAGCTGCCCGAGGATGCCCGCGGTGAGGCCGGGGACGGAGCAGACGACGCAGGTCCGCAGCTGTGA